The Cucumis melo cultivar AY chromosome 5, USDA_Cmelo_AY_1.0, whole genome shotgun sequence genome has a segment encoding these proteins:
- the LOC103497708 gene encoding uncharacterized protein LOC103497708 isoform X3 gives MLYILFHHVSFYNWHFKDARTQKYLAFWMVVCKDYLMDCLHNYPLCASRHHYSTIWGRCTFWCRVLPFSPMVFLLIQLVSVISFITWLNDCCQSDKPADRCQIHIMLLSTMAYVICLVGIISMYIWYVPQPTCLLNIFFITWTLVLLQLMTSVSLHPKVDAGILTPGLMGLYIVFICWCAIRSEPGGGKCVRNAETSNKTDWLTIISFIVAVLAMVIATFSTGIDSKCFQVQFRKDDKQDEDDDVPYGYGFFHLVFATGAMYFAMLLIGWNTNHPIRKWTIDVGWTSTWVRIVNEWLAVCVYLWMLVAPVIWKNRQMVVGAV, from the exons ATGCTTT ATATTTTATTTCACCATGTTTCTTTCTACAACTGGCACTTCAAAGATGCGAGGACGCAGAAGTACTTGGCATTCTGGATGGTGGTCTGCAAAGATTATCTTATGGATTGCCTTCATAATTATCCCCTTTGTGCTTCCCGCCACCATTATTCGACTATATG GGGACGTTGCACATTTTGGTGCCGGGTACTTCCTTTTTCGCCGAT GGTCTTTCTCCTGATTCAACTTGTAAGCGTGATAAGCTTTATAACATGGTTGAATGATTGTTGCCAATCCGACAAGCCTGCAGACAGATG TCAAATACACATCATGCTACTTTCAACAATGGCATATGTGATCTGTTTAGTGGGAATCATTTCAATGTACATATGGTATGTGCCACAGCCGACTTGTCTTctcaatatttttttcattacgTGGACACTAGTTCTACTCCAACTCATGACCAGCGTTTCTCTCCATCCAAAA GTGGATGCAGGCATCCTGACTCCTGGTTTGATGGGGCTCTACATAGTATTTATCTGCTGGTGCGCCATTAGGAG tgaaccAGGGGGAGGAAAGTGTGTTAGAAATGCGGAGACTTCAAACAAAACCGACTGGCTTACCATTATA AGCTTTATCGTTGCTGTACTTGCAATGGTTATAGCAACATTCTCCACCGGAATCGACTCCAAATGCTTCCAG GTGCAGTTCAGGAAGGATGACAAACAAGACGAAGATGATGATGTCCCATACGGCTATGGTTTCTTCCACTTGGTTTTTGCCACCGGAGCAATGTACTTTGCAATGCTTTTGATTGGTTGGAATACAAATCATCCCATTCGAAA GTGGACAATTGACGTTGGATGGACAAGCACTTGGGTTAGGATTGTCAATGAATGGCTCGCTGTTTGTGTTTACC TATGGATGCTGGTGGCGCCAGTGATATGGAAGAACAGGCAAATGGTGGTAGGAGCTGTATGA
- the LOC103497698 gene encoding probable ADP-ribosylation factor GTPase-activating protein AGD14 has protein sequence MANRVKEDEKNERIIRGLLKLQENRRCINCNSLGPQYVCTNFWTFVCTTCSGIHREFTHRVKSISMAKFTSQEVSALQEGGNQRAKEIYFKELDPQRHSFPDSSNVMRLRDFIKHVYVDRRYSGDKKFDRPPRVKSGEKEDTYEIRKADTYQGGSRSPPYEDRRYNERSSPGGRNFDERRSPGSDHENRQFGDFRKSPARSEVVNDWRREDRFGNGKRVEDGRLSDGDSKIGGRSPDRPNDLDVSSPPMVRPVRDILGENVSPLRVIEPPKSSGTTKVADGSVHKQRTASSSSLGSISENVVETKLEPSGSLIDFDAEPEPIASAVPQPPQSSAPQPITHTVNSTSDNNWASFDVTPHAPPAPANVGTLESVLSQLSVSGSVPGVSGSHGAAAGAVPNAPVGNMTMLPTGFDPSFGSGGNAHMSPPFSGGAPSAGPGTGLSTFPPSGQWSNVQSQTHSLFPGGNPQPAGQQFPPSMDRTINHVPWNASHNSQGPLSNPAAHAPQDFSTPAQAIPSGVPQTSAPEVKPSGRKELPADLFTLNYSSYPAPVPGWHTVPPRPMVYAMPYNSAMPMPSFPQSSTSTNPFDLSSEQPQFPSMAPLQNALPSGQPAPNLIHNPGYGNPTSTWMPHQPPSNIPQLPPQGPYQPTLPSRPPYMGQQVASNVQPYRHPGLGNYGNEGATSVYTDMSQQTAGRFTAPATPNPFSSTGGNPFG, from the exons ATGGCGAATCGAGTGAAGGAGGACGAGAAGAACGAACGGATTATTCGCGGTCTTCTGAAATTGCAGGAGAATCGCCGGTGCATCAACTGCAACAGCCTG GGACCACAGTACGTGTGCACAAATTTCTGGACGTTTGTTTGCACAACATGTAGTGGAATACA CCGCGAGTTCACGCACCGGGTAAAATCAATATCAATGGCCAAATTTACTTCTCAAGAAGTCAGCGCCCTTCAAGAAGGAGGAAATCAG CGTGCAAAGGAAATTTACTTTAAAGAGTTGGATCCACAGCGTCATTCTTTTCCTGACAGCAG TAACGTTATGAGACTCAGAGACTTTATCAAGCATGTTTATGTGGATAGAAGATATAGTGGTGATAAAAAATTTGACAGGCCACCTAGGGTAAAATCG GGTGAAAAAGAGGACACTTATGAAATCAGGAAAGCAGATACATATCAAGGAGGTTCTAGAAGCCCACCATATGAAGACCGTCGTTACAATGAAAGGTCTAGTCCTGGGGGAAGGAACTTCGATGAGAGAAGAAGTCCAGGATCTGATCACGAAAATCGGCAGTTTGGTGATTTTAGGAAGAGTCCTGCTCGTTCTGAGGTTGTGAATGATTGGCGTCGAGAAGATAGATTTGGAAATGGAAAAAGAGTAGAAGATGGAAGATTATCTGATGGAGATTCAAAAATTGGAGGCAGGTCACCTGATCGACCAAATGACTTGGATGTTTCCAGTCCTCCCATGGTACGACCTGTTAGGGATATTTTGGGAGAGAATGTATCTCCACTTCGTGTTATCGAACCACCAAAAAGTAGTGGTACGACCAAGGTTGCTGATGGCTCTGTGCATAAACAG aGAACTGCCTCTTCAAGTAGCTTAGGGTCCATCAGTGAGAATGTTGTGGAAACTAAATTGGAACCTTCTGGAAGTTTAATTGATTTTGATGCAGAGCCTGAACCCATTGCTTCTGCAGTTCCGCAGCCACCACAAAGTTCTGCTCCACAACCCATAACGCACACAGTGAACTCTACAAGCGACAACAATTGGGCCTCGTTTGATGTTACGCCCCATGCGCCTCCCGCTCCCGCTAATGTTGGCACATTAGAGTCTGTACTTTCCCAATTGTCAGTTTCAGGGTCTGTTCCTGGTGTTTCAGGATCACATGGTGCTGCTGCTGGTGCAGTACCTAATGCACCGGTAGGCAACATGACAATGTTACCAACTGgttttgatccttcttttggATCAGGAGGGAACGCGCATATGTCTCCTCCCTTTTCTGGTGGGGCACCTTCAGCTGGACCGGGGACTGGTTTGTCGACATTTCCTCCATCAG GCCAATGGTCTAACGTGCAGTCGCAGACACATTCTTTGTTTCCTGGTGGTAATCCTCAGCCTGCGGGCCAACAATTTCCTCCATCAATGGACAGAACCATCAATCATGTG CCATGGAATGCTTCACATAACTCCCAAGGACCTCTAAGTAATCCAGCAGCTCATGCACCTCAAGATTTTTCAACTCCTGCACAGGCAATACCTTCTGGTGTACCACAAACTTCTGCACCTGAAGTAAAGCCTAGCGGGCGAAAAGAGTTACCAGCC GATCTTTTTACTCTTAATTACTCATCCTACCCTGCACCAGTTCCAGGGTGGCATACTGTTCCGCCACGCCCCATGGTTTATGCAATGCCGTATAATTCTGCAATG CCCATGCCAAGTTTTCCACAATCTTCTACATCCACAAATCCATTCGATCTCAGTAGTGAACAACCTCAA TTTCCTTCCATGGCACCATTGCAAAATGCATTACCAAGTGGGCAACCTGCACCAAATTTAATACACAATCCCGGCTACGGTAATCCCACATCGACATGGATGCCACACCAGCCACCTTCTAATATACCGCAGTTACCTCCCCAGGGGCCATATCAACCCACATTGCCTTCGA GACCACCTTACATGGGACAGCAAGTAGCCAGCAACGTACAACCTTACAG GCATCCTGGACTTGGGAACTATGGTAACGAGGGAGCCACTAGTGTGTACACCGATATGAGCCAGCAGACAGCTGGTCGATTCACGGCACCCGCTACTCCAAACCCTTTCTCGTCCACCGGAGGTAACCCATTTGGCTAG
- the LOC103497708 gene encoding uncharacterized protein LOC103497708 isoform X1, with protein METSGGGSSDEGRRIFKADTWFSQFRNGSNPWMARYIYALMFLIANLLAWAVRDYGRGALTEMERLKGCHGARDCLGAEGVLRVSLGCFIFYFTMFLSTTGTSKMRGRRSTWHSGWWSAKIILWIAFIIIPFVLPATIIRLYGDVAHFGAGVFLLIQLVSVISFITWLNDCCQSDKPADRCQIHIMLLSTMAYVICLVGIISMYIWYVPQPTCLLNIFFITWTLVLLQLMTSVSLHPKVDAGILTPGLMGLYIVFICWCAIRSEPGGGKCVRNAETSNKTDWLTIISFIVAVLAMVIATFSTGIDSKCFQVQFRKDDKQDEDDDVPYGYGFFHLVFATGAMYFAMLLIGWNTNHPIRKWTIDVGWTSTWVRIVNEWLAVCVYLWMLVAPVIWKNRQMVVGAV; from the exons ATGGAGACTAGCGGCGGCGGAAGCTCCGACGAGGGTCGCCGCATATTCAAAGCTGATACATGGTTTAGCCAATTTCGCAATGGATCTAATCCTTGGATGGCAAGATATATTTATGCCTTAATGTTTCTAATTGCTAATTTGTTGGCATGGGCTGTCCGAGATTATGGCCGCGGCGCATTGACAGAGATGGAAA GATTAAAAGGATGTCATGGGGCGCGTGATTGTCTAGGTGCTGAAGGAGTTCTTCGTGTAAGCTTGGGATGCTTT ATATTTTATTTCACCATGTTTCTTTCTACAACTGGCACTTCAAAGATGCGAGGACGCAGAAGTACTTGGCATTCTGGATGGTGGTCTGCAAAGATTATCTTATGGATTGCCTTCATAATTATCCCCTTTGTGCTTCCCGCCACCATTATTCGACTATATG GGGACGTTGCACATTTTGGTGCCGG GGTCTTTCTCCTGATTCAACTTGTAAGCGTGATAAGCTTTATAACATGGTTGAATGATTGTTGCCAATCCGACAAGCCTGCAGACAGATG TCAAATACACATCATGCTACTTTCAACAATGGCATATGTGATCTGTTTAGTGGGAATCATTTCAATGTACATATGGTATGTGCCACAGCCGACTTGTCTTctcaatatttttttcattacgTGGACACTAGTTCTACTCCAACTCATGACCAGCGTTTCTCTCCATCCAAAA GTGGATGCAGGCATCCTGACTCCTGGTTTGATGGGGCTCTACATAGTATTTATCTGCTGGTGCGCCATTAGGAG tgaaccAGGGGGAGGAAAGTGTGTTAGAAATGCGGAGACTTCAAACAAAACCGACTGGCTTACCATTATA AGCTTTATCGTTGCTGTACTTGCAATGGTTATAGCAACATTCTCCACCGGAATCGACTCCAAATGCTTCCAG GTGCAGTTCAGGAAGGATGACAAACAAGACGAAGATGATGATGTCCCATACGGCTATGGTTTCTTCCACTTGGTTTTTGCCACCGGAGCAATGTACTTTGCAATGCTTTTGATTGGTTGGAATACAAATCATCCCATTCGAAA GTGGACAATTGACGTTGGATGGACAAGCACTTGGGTTAGGATTGTCAATGAATGGCTCGCTGTTTGTGTTTACC TATGGATGCTGGTGGCGCCAGTGATATGGAAGAACAGGCAAATGGTGGTAGGAGCTGTATGA
- the LOC103497691 gene encoding uncharacterized protein LOC103497691, which yields MGKLVLSIGKVFSCFINTTDSSSTSCCLYRFEIEDSNNFDQKQPLMAKQTTSTTHDLLGFKDVITHQNKTLRPLQFNPKVVMVRVSMHCNGCARRVEKLISKIQGVESWKVDMERERVVVTGDVFPFEVMECISKVKSVEILESQD from the exons ATGGGAAAACTGGTGCTGAGCATTGGGAAAGTATTTTCATGTTTCATAAATACAACagattcttcttccacttcctGCTGCTTATACAGATTTGAAATTGAAGACAGTAATAATTTTGATCAGAAACAGCCATTAATGGCCAAACAAACGACATCAACAACTCATGATCTTCTAGGATTCAAGGATGTGATTACTCATCAAAACAAAACTCTGCGGCCTCTTCAGTTCAACCCCAAG GTAGTGATGGTGAGGGTGTCAATGCATTGCAATGGGTGTGCCAGAAGGGTTGAGAAACTCATATCCAAGATAcaag GCGTGGAATCGTGGAAGGTAGATATGGAAAGGGAGAGAGTGGTTGTTACCGGAGATGTTTTTCCTTTTGAAGTTATGGAATGTATTTCTAAAGTGAAGAGTGTAGAGATTTTGGAGTCTCAGGATTGA
- the LOC103497708 gene encoding uncharacterized protein LOC103497708 isoform X2 gives METSGGGSSDEGRRIFKADTWFSQFRNGSNPWMARYIYALMFLIANLLAWAVRDYGRGALTEMERLKGCHGARDCLGAEGVLRVSLGCFIFYFTMFLSTTGTSKMRGRRSTWHSGWWSAKIILWIAFIIIPFVLPATIIRLYGDVAHFGAGVFLLIQLVSVISFITWLNDCCQSDKPADRCQIHIMLLSTMAYVICLVGIISMYIWYVPQPTCLLNIFFITWTLVLLQLMTSVSLHPKVDAGILTPGLMGLYIVFICWCAIRSEPGGGKCVRNAETSNKTDWLTIISFIVAVLAMVIATFSTGIDSKCFQFRKDDKQDEDDDVPYGYGFFHLVFATGAMYFAMLLIGWNTNHPIRKWTIDVGWTSTWVRIVNEWLAVCVYLWMLVAPVIWKNRQMVVGAV, from the exons ATGGAGACTAGCGGCGGCGGAAGCTCCGACGAGGGTCGCCGCATATTCAAAGCTGATACATGGTTTAGCCAATTTCGCAATGGATCTAATCCTTGGATGGCAAGATATATTTATGCCTTAATGTTTCTAATTGCTAATTTGTTGGCATGGGCTGTCCGAGATTATGGCCGCGGCGCATTGACAGAGATGGAAA GATTAAAAGGATGTCATGGGGCGCGTGATTGTCTAGGTGCTGAAGGAGTTCTTCGTGTAAGCTTGGGATGCTTT ATATTTTATTTCACCATGTTTCTTTCTACAACTGGCACTTCAAAGATGCGAGGACGCAGAAGTACTTGGCATTCTGGATGGTGGTCTGCAAAGATTATCTTATGGATTGCCTTCATAATTATCCCCTTTGTGCTTCCCGCCACCATTATTCGACTATATG GGGACGTTGCACATTTTGGTGCCGG GGTCTTTCTCCTGATTCAACTTGTAAGCGTGATAAGCTTTATAACATGGTTGAATGATTGTTGCCAATCCGACAAGCCTGCAGACAGATG TCAAATACACATCATGCTACTTTCAACAATGGCATATGTGATCTGTTTAGTGGGAATCATTTCAATGTACATATGGTATGTGCCACAGCCGACTTGTCTTctcaatatttttttcattacgTGGACACTAGTTCTACTCCAACTCATGACCAGCGTTTCTCTCCATCCAAAA GTGGATGCAGGCATCCTGACTCCTGGTTTGATGGGGCTCTACATAGTATTTATCTGCTGGTGCGCCATTAGGAG tgaaccAGGGGGAGGAAAGTGTGTTAGAAATGCGGAGACTTCAAACAAAACCGACTGGCTTACCATTATA AGCTTTATCGTTGCTGTACTTGCAATGGTTATAGCAACATTCTCCACCGGAATCGACTCCAAATGCTTCCAG TTCAGGAAGGATGACAAACAAGACGAAGATGATGATGTCCCATACGGCTATGGTTTCTTCCACTTGGTTTTTGCCACCGGAGCAATGTACTTTGCAATGCTTTTGATTGGTTGGAATACAAATCATCCCATTCGAAA GTGGACAATTGACGTTGGATGGACAAGCACTTGGGTTAGGATTGTCAATGAATGGCTCGCTGTTTGTGTTTACC TATGGATGCTGGTGGCGCCAGTGATATGGAAGAACAGGCAAATGGTGGTAGGAGCTGTATGA